The following proteins come from a genomic window of Anaerolineae bacterium:
- a CDS encoding bifunctional oligoribonuclease/PAP phosphatase NrnA, which produces QSDGTVKVSWRARPGVDVSGVALQFGGGGHAPAAGATIPGPLSEVQERVLAATRRLLAPQEV; this is translated from the coding sequence CAGTCCGATGGCACGGTGAAAGTGAGTTGGCGCGCCCGCCCGGGTGTGGATGTCTCGGGCGTGGCGTTGCAGTTTGGGGGCGGGGGACACGCGCCAGCCGCCGGAGCCACCATCCCTGGCCCATTATCTGAGGTCCAGGAACGGGTGCTGGCAGCGACGCGCAGGCTCCTGGCCCCTCAGGAGGTTTAG